A genomic region of Fusarium oxysporum Fo47 chromosome VI, complete sequence contains the following coding sequences:
- a CDS encoding major facilitator superfamily domain-containing protein, producing MSARGLGSTSPDPGASSHDQHPLMDLVDGEEARGRSHPDGASGAAADLMRRLGVSPERRIKVTPEDDARVLRRIDMVVLPLMLAVYFLQGLDKATIAYASIFGLIEDTNLKGNQFSWLSSIVYVAQLIAQFPLAWLLVKLPIGKFTSCMVTLWGLTLTFMAAAHTFHSLLFARFWLGAFEASIAPSFVAITQMFWRRREQPLRMSYWYAMNGFTGVFGSLATWWLAQLPFGLKPYQTIFVAFGIITVCFSTVLFSYMPDSPAEAKFLDKHDKLIAIERLRMNQTGVMSRQWRWDHFWETMRDLKTWLWFSLIFSISVPSGGVGSFGPLLIKSFGFDSFQAILFNAPFGVVQFISTVGGSYVATKYHKKGPVIAFLALFPIVGCMIMLSTPHTPDGRNTLLGGYYMISVFPGIIPLIYSWSSSNTAGDTKGKCNSSVLFIGQSLGNIIGPLLYKPSEAPEYHRGLYWNLLLYIAIVGLVVITTMYLTYLNRDHSRRRVMAGKDAVIVDYSLYSPEEADSLRRSKVTEGQHIENARDATVGDHAFDDMTDLVNDEFVFVF from the exons ATGTCAGCGCGAGGCCTGGGCTCCACATCGCCCGACCCGGGCGCGTCATCTCACGACCAACACCCTCTCATGGATCTCGTAgacggagaagaagcccgTGGGAGAAGCCATCCTGATGGAGCAAGCGGTGCTGCGGCGGATTTGATGAGGAGACTTGGTGTTTCGCCCGAGAGGAGGATTAAAGTTACGCCTGAAGATGATGCGCGCGTGTTGAGGCGGATTGATATGGTTGTTCTGCCTCTCATGCTAGCAGTTTATTTCCTCCAAG GTCTTGACAAAGCAACTATCGCATATGCATCCATCTTCGGCCTCATCGAAGACACGAACCTCAAAGGCAACCAATTCTCATGGCTAAGCTCAATAGTCTACGTCGCCCAACTCATCGCGCAATTCCCACTAGCATGGCTTCTCGTCAAACTCCCCATTGGGAAATTCACAAGCTGCATGGTGACACTCTGGGGTTTGACCCTAACATTTATGGCTGCGGCGCATACCTTCCACAGTCTGCTCTTTGCACGTTTCTGGCTAGGTGCTTTTGAGGCTAGTATTGCACCAAGTTTCGTGGCTATTACGCAGATGttttggaggaggagggagcAGCCGCTTAGAATGTCGTATTGGTATGCTATGAATGGATTTACTGGTGTT TTTGGGAGTTTGGCCACTTGGTGGCTTGCGCAGTTACCGTTTGGACTAAAACCATACCAG ACCATCTTTGTTGCCTTTGGAATCATCACCGTCTGCTTCTCCACCGTTCTGTTCTCATACATGCCCGACTCTCCCGCAGAGGCCAAATTTCTCGATAAGCACGATAAACTTATCGCGATTGAGCGCCTGAGAATGAATCAGACTGGCGTCATGTCGAGGCAATGGCGATGGGACCATTTCTGGGAGACCATGCGAGACCTAAAGACTTGGCTCTGGTTCTCTCTCATTTTCAGTATCTC AGTACCCTCTGGTGGCGTCGGCTCTTTTGgccctcttctcatcaagtccTTTGGCTTCGATTCGTTCCAAGCCATCCTCTTCAACGCTCCGTTTGGTGTTGTTCAGTTCATCTCTACAGTTGGAGGCTCTTATGTCGCGACTAAGTACCATAAGAAAGGTCCAGTTATTGCCTTTTTGGCTCTCTTCCCAATCGTTGGCTGCATGATCATGCTCTCAACGCCGCATACGCCTGATGGCAGGAATACTTTGCTTGGCGGATACTACATGATCTCTGTCTTCCCAGGAATAA TTCCTCTCATCTACTCATGGTCGTCCTCCAACACTGCTGGTGACACCAAAGGCAAATGTAACTCATCTGTCCTCTTCATCGGCCAATCCCTGGGAAACATCATTGGCCCTCTTCTCTACAAACCATCCGAGGCTCCCGAGTATCATCGAGGATTGTACTGGAATCTGCTCCTATACATCGCAATTGTTGGACTCGTCGTAATCACCACTATGTACCTGACCTACCTCAATCGCGATCATAGCCGCCGTCGCGTCATGGCTGGAAAAGATGCAGTGATTGTGGACTACAGCTTATACTCACCCGAAGAAGCAGATAGTCTTCGAAGGTCAAAAGTGACCGAAGGACAGCATATCGAAAATGCGAGGGATGCGACGGTTGGAGACCATGCGTTTGATGATATGACGGATTTGGTCAACGATGAATTTGTATTTGTATTCTAA
- a CDS encoding major facilitator superfamily domain-containing protein codes for MADNSERKSQEVVEEEISRPGSTNEAFRKLWTKRTLGFAIGCILVMFFFMNLTVYTGNVYEPYATSHFKAHSLLATGAIVNGLVRIVSYPLLAKLANYFGRPQSFAGAAICMAIGNAMYAGCSNVDTFLAGGIFDVFGDTWWNIIQQIFVADITTLVNRGIIFTLPESLSAIPTLYGGTYLGEHMLLHSSWRWGYGMWAIILPVTAIPTIGIMIWMNRRAKRIGLITEKISFMHGAEPGVVGKIKHVATQLDLIGALLLIGGLAMTLLPMTIAGRNNTDRWSRPSSIVLIIVGVLTFIAFLVWDGKFASNPIIPYRTIRERNVIVACASCIVIAMADSIYRPFLSSFLQVAGHYSPGAATRVDNAQRVAYNIGALVAGLSLKFTKNTKPFIMLGVVLIILACGLPIYLTNISGTHIASEAAFITSKSLLGVGRGFTQVPLQVSLQAVLENEQVGIATAVFLSSLGFGSNLGVTISGAIWNSVLPRKLKAYFGEEEGGKIFGSIVVARAYEAGTADRNAVDECYRQTQQTLAIGSVCVSGLLLVMVYLVRNVKLGAEDEKRAAQADKELAWAIKHKEAQEDAPVELESGRR; via the exons ATGGCAGATAATTCGGAGCGAAAGAGTCAagaggtggtggaggaggagatctCAAGGCCTGGTTCCACGAATGAGGCTTTTAGGAAGCTATGGACGAAACGAACCCTTGGTTTTGCCATCGGATG TATTCTTGTcatgttcttcttcatgaACCTGACCGTCTATACAGGCAATGTCTACGAGCCGTATGCGACAAGTCACTTCAAGGCACATTCTCTCCTTGCGACTGGTGCCATCGTCAACGGGCTCGTGCGCATCGTGTCGTACCCACTGCTCGCTAAGCTCGCCAAT TATTTTGGACGTCCCCAGAGctttgctggtgctgctatCTGCATGGCCATCGGCAACGCCATGTACGCAGGCTGTTCCAACGTCGACACCTTCTTA GCAGGTGGAATCTTTGACGTCTTCGGCGATACATGGTGGAACATCATCCAGCAGATCTTCGTCGCTGACATAACAACCCTCGTCAACCGTGGTATAATCTTCACCCTTCCCGAATCCCTCTCCGCGATCCCCACCCTCTACGGCGGAACTTATCTCGGCGAACACATGCTCCTGCACTCAAGCTGGAGATGGGGTTATGGTATGTGGGCTATCATTCTACCTGTCACTGCTATTCCGACGATTGGTATCATGATCTGGATGAATCGCCGGGCTAAGCGCATTGGTCTGATCACGGAGAAGATCTCGTTCATGCATGGTGCTGAGCCTGGTGTTGTTGGGAAGATTAAGCATGTTGCTACGCAGCTTGATCTTATTGGCGCACTTCTCCTCATTGGTGGTTTGGCTATGACGCTGTTGCCGATGACGATTGCGGGAAGGAATAATACCGATCGATGGAGTAGGCCTTCGTCTATTgttctcatcatcgttggTGTTTTGACCTTCATCGCTTTCCTGGTTTGGGACGGAAAGTTCGCGTCGAACCCGATTATTCCTTACCGAACGATCCGCGAGCGCAACGTCATTGTCGCATGCGCATCATGTATCGTCATCGCCATGGCTGATAGTATCTACCGACCTTTCCTTTCGAGCTTCCTCCAAGTTGCGGGTCATTACTCTCCTGGAGCTGCAACGCGGGTCGATAACGCTCAGCGCGTGGCGTACAACATTGGTGCACTCGTCGCTGGTCTTTCACTCAAGTTCACCAAAAACACAAAGCCCTTCATCATGCTTGGAGTTGTCCTGATCATCCTCGCCTGTGGTCTTCCAATCTACCTTACCAACATTTCCGGCACCCACATCGCCAGCGAAGCTGCATTCATCACCTCCAAGTCTCTTCTCGGAGTTGGCCGTGGTTTCACCCAGGTCCCACTTCAAGTTTCACTCCAGGCCGTCCTTGAAAACGAGCAAGTCGGCATTGCAACAGCCGTCTTCCTCTCATCGCTCGGCTTTGGCTCCAACCTTGGCGTAACCATCAGCGGCGCCATCTGGAACTCTGTCCTCCCCCGAAAGCTCAAAGCGTACTTCGGAGAGGAGGAAGGCGGCAAGATCTTTGGTTCTATCGTGGTTGCGCGTGCATACGAAGCTGGAACTGCTGATAGAAATGCCGTTGATGAATGCTACCGCCAGACTCAGCAGACCCTGGCCATTGGATCAGTCTGTGTATCAGGACTTCTCCTGGTGATGGTTTATCTTGTTCGCAATGTTAAGCTTGgagctgaggatgagaagagagcgGCACAGGCTGACAAGGAGCTTGCTTGGGCTATCAAGCATAAAGAGGCTCAAGAGGATGCCCCCGTTGAACTCGAGAGTGGAAGGCGTTAA
- a CDS encoding glycoside hydrolase superfamily, translated as MVATADNSGSYEAVPKAVPQKPSTCKMLHTEGSRIIDPSGNTVILKGAAIGGMLNMENFITGYAGHEHQHRQQMAEVMGEEKANFFFDRLLYHFFTDSDAAYFASLGLNCIRIPFNYRHFIDDMDPDNLKKSGFDWLDRCVDICGRHNLYAVLDLHAVPGGQNQDWHSDSGLSRAAFWDFKDHQDRAIQLWKALAAHYKGNPVIAGYNLLNEPADETKTSSGQYGAKLVKWYERTEKEVRAIDPDHMIFIDGNTYAMDFRAFPQNPLPNAVYACHDYSFYGFPLGEQYEGTDEQNTKLRKSFERKVQFMREKNVPIWNGEFGPVYQNEHKEGDDAIKTNAKRFNLLQEQLAIYRETDVNWSIWLYKDVGYQGMVYVDPESPYMRLIAPFIAKKQRLGLDFWGVVNKDGVKHLYEPFIQGLKEEVLEKYRDTKYPKIWTFERQFERVIRECLMSEYVGWELAELFRDKSKEELEELASSFSFEKCIKRDTLVGILSHDSMISAGKQ; from the coding sequence ATGGTCGCAACAGCAGACAACTCCGGCTCCTACGAAGCCGTCCCCAAAGCCGTCCCCCAAAAACCATCAACATGTAAAATGCTTCATACCGAGGGTAGTCGCATCATCGACCCCTCCGGCAACACCGTCATCCTCAAGGGCGCTGCCATCGGTGGCATGCTCAACATGGAGAACTTCATCACCGGCTACGCAGGCCACGAACACCAACATAGACAACAAATGGCTGAAGTCATGGGTGAAGAAAAggcaaacttcttctttgacagACTTTTATACCACTTCTTCACAGACTCTGATGCCGCTTACTTTGCGTCGTTGGGTCTAAACTGTATCCGAATCCCATTCAATTATCGTCATTTTATCGATGATATGGATCCAGATAATCTCAAGAAATCTGGTTTCGATTGGTTAGATCGCTGTGTGGATATTTGCGGAAGACATAACCTCTACGCTGTCCTTGATCTACATGCCGTTCCTGGTGGTCAGAACCAAGATTGGCATAGTGATTCTGGACTTTCACGCGCGGCGTTCTGGGACTTCAAAGACCATCAAGACAGAGCTATTCAGCTATGGAAGGCTCTTGCAGCTCACTACAAGGGAAACCCCGTCATCGCAGGCTACAACCTCCTCAACGAACCCGCCGACGAAACCAAGACCTCATCAGGCCAATACGGCGCCAAGCTCGTAAAATGGTACGAACGCACCGAGAAAGAAGTCCGCGCCATCGATCCCGATCACATGATCTTCATCGACGGAAACACCTACGCAATGGACTTCCGCGCCTTTCCCCAAAACCCTCTTCCCAACGCTGTGTACGCCTGTCACGATTACAGCTTCTACGGGTTTCCTCTTGGAGAGCAGTACGAAGGTACAGACGAACAAAACACTaagctgaggaagagcttTGAGCGCAAGGTGCAGTTCATGAGGGAGAAGAACGTGCCGATTTGGAATGGAGAGTTTGGCCCTGTTTATCAGAATGAGCATAAGGAGGGTGACGACGCCATCAAGACCAACGCCAAGCGCTTTAATTTGCTACAAGAGCAGTTGGCTATTTACAGAGAAACAGATGTCAACTGGTCTATCTGGTTGTATAAAGATGTCGGCTACCAAGGCATGGTATACGTCGATCCCGAGTCCCCCTATATGCGCCTCATCGCGCCCTTCATCGCCAAGAAACAGCGTCTCGGTCTTGATTTCTGGGGCGTCGTCAACAAAGACGGCGTCAAGCACCTCTACGAACCATTCATCCAAGGCTTGAAGGAAGAAGTGCTGGAGAAGTACAGAGATACGAAATATCCCAAGATCTGGACTTTCGAACGACAGTTTGAGCGGGTTATTAGAGAGTGTTTGATGAGTGAGTATGTGGGATGGGAGTTGGCGGAGTTGTTTAGGGATAAGAGCAaggaggagttggaggagCTAGCGAGTAGCTTTTCATTTGAGAAGTGTATTAAGAGGGACACGCTTGTGGGGATCTTGAGTCATGATTCGATGATCTCGGCTGGGAAGCAGTAG